tAAATAGGTGTGATGATATGGGTCCTGATCAGTCTAAATGGGTGTGATGATATGGGCCTTGATCAGTTTAAATGGGTGTGATGCTATGGGTCCTGATCAGTCTAAATAGGTGTGATGATATGGGTCCTGATCAGTTTAAATGGGTGTGATGATATGGGTCCTGATCAGTCTAAATGGGTGTGATGATATGGGTCCTGATCAGTCTAAATGGGTGTGATGATATGGGCCTTGATCAGTCTAAATGGGTGTGATGATATGGGTCCTGATCAGTCTAAATGGGTGTGATGATATGGGTCCTGATCAGTCTAAATGGGTGTGATGATATGGGTCCTGATCAGTCTAAATGGGTGTGATGATATGGGTCCTGATCAGTCTAAATGGGTGTGATGATATGGGTCCTGATCAGTCTAAATGGGTGTGATGATATGGGTCCTGATCAGTCTAAATGGGTGTGATGATATGGGTCCTGATCAGTCTAAATGGGTGTGATGATATGTGTAGCCTGTGTAGTCGATGACCCACTATGATAAAAACATGTTGTTGCTTTGAAATCTCCATTGTTTGAAAAGCCATCAATTCACTCAATCTGTTCCGTCCTGTAGGGAATGGCCGAATCCTGTGCTTTTGAAACAACCTGAAGACAGCAATCTGAATCTGCCTGTTTGGGATCCACGGGTAggtgtctgctgtgtgtgtgtgtgtgtgtgttcgagaTGCACAAATTCCGCAAGGTTTATCGGATGAACATAACAAATTGATAAAACGCTTCTTTTGAAGGTGTGGTGTGTCTGTGGGGGGGGACAAAGCTGCTCTTGCCCTGTGCCAActctcctctctacctgtcttgcccccccccccccctccaggtGAACCCGTCAGACAGGTACCACCTGATGCCCATCATCACACCAGCCTACCCCCAGCAGAACTCCACCTACAACGTCTCCACTTCCACACGCACCATCATGAGCGAGGAGTTCAAATACGGTGGGTACCTAACTCTTGGCCCTAACCtggttgatctaggatcagccccCCCCCGTCCATATTATCGTGTTCATTATTATccaaaaggctaaactgatcccagaACAGCACTCCAATAAAGGCCCTGAAATGACTGCCCACTGAATGGCACTGAAATACCCAACCCAGATTGTTGACTCCCTGTATTTGCAGTAGGATATATCCTAAAACCTTTCTCTTACATCAAATTATTACACCATGCAATGAGGGGTGTTCTGTATAGTGGTCCTGAatggctcagttggtacagcatggtgCTAATTGTGCTCATTCTTTAAATGTCTAATCTGGGAAACCTAGAAGTAGAATCTTGTGTAATTGTGTTCGATTATGTTCTGGGGGTAACTGTATGAGAGGAGACCCTAACCAGCCTAGAGAACTCTCCACCCCCCTAAACGAAAACTCGCAGCAAAGCAATGGCCAAATGTCCCCTCCACTTCTGAAATTTGAAAGATGCGAAGTCAtgatttgtccaaataaccagtgaggAAGAACAAAGTTCCTTGTTAGTCGTTGCatcccacagtctgttgacagatgctATTATACCATCCTGTTTTACATGcgtctgtccacaagagattacTAAATATCTGACACCTACAGGTCTCAGTGTGACCGATGACATCCTTCAGGGGAAAACGGACTGGTCCAAACTGTTTGAGCCGCCCAACTTTTTCCTGAAGTACAAGTACGTATTTATTGATATATTTATTTCCCTGTTTTCTATTTTAAATGTTGAAATAGTTGACAGGTGTTTATCTGTATGCCAATTTGTGTTTTGTCTTTTAACAGGCATTACATTGTTCTGACTGCCAGTGCATCCACAGAAGAAAACCAGTTAGAATGGTAAGTGTTTTGTGTGTTACGTGGGAACATGGAGCTCCTAAGGTCCTACAAAATATCTGTTTAGCATTTCACCCTAGGCAAACAAATCAAACCGGTAAAAGCAAAGCTTTTCTATTATAgtcgagtgaccgctctaacaatggaaatacatgtcctcaaagatggaggGAGGCGGGAGGAGTCGAGATCAAGTGGGactattctagccaatgagagggcagatgcACGTGTGAACAGCAGACAAGTCCGACATATAAGTGTTTTTTTTTCCAAAGTTGCTGAAATGCCATATGCGTCCCCTTATATCGGTACATTCCTAATAATAACCTAACCATTACGAAGCTTCTATTAGATCAATTAAGCCTCACGTAGAAAATTAGCGATAcaattttttgttgaccaaatttaACACTCACATTGAACTCCCATTACAAACATTCCTCACTTCCTGGTCTTATTTTTGTGGACAGATTTTAGGGGGAGTAAACCCTCGCTTCCTCTCTGGTAGAAGTCATGCTACGTCTGTCCCGTCTATGATATGAGTGGAactggttgaggttagggtttctgcattatgacacatttacagtgccttcagaaagtctgGTGTACtccttgacttaatccacattttgttgttacagcctgaattcaaaatggttttcctctaggattttgcctgagcTTAGCTCAATTCCAtttatttgtatcctaaaaacactccctagtccttgccgatgacaagcatacccataacacgatgcagccaccaccatgcttgaaagtataaagagtggtactcagtgatgtgttgcattgaatttgccccaaacataacgctttgtattcaggacatactaAAAAAAATGCCCACATTTTTGGCAGTTTTATTTTACTGCCTTATTTCAAACAGGATGCAGgttttagaatatttgtattctgtacaggctaccttcttttcactctgtcatttaggttagtattgtggagtaactacaatgttgttgatccattctccgTTTTctccattaaactctaactgttttaaagtcatcattggcctcatggtgaaatccctgagcggtttcattttacattttagtcatttagcagacgctgttatccagagcgacttacagttagtgagtgcatacattttcatactggccccccgtgggaaacgaacccacaaccgtggcgttgcaagcaccatgctctgcttaaaaaaaaaaaaacgtatctaCCAATAGTGCCCttcctttgtgaggcattggaaaacctcccttatttattgactcaagacatttcagcttttcattttttattaatttgtaaatttcaaaaaacatcattccactttgacatttatcgggtattgtgtgtaggccagtgacacaaaatctcaatttaaaccatttaaaattcaggctgtaacacaataaaatgtggaaaaagtcaaggggtgtgaatacttgctgaaggcactgtacatgacactacattctatggcagccatgttatgTCCCAATGGGCAATATTGACCAATGGCAGTTCacaacattttctgaaatttaaACAATGCTTTGTACAAGATTCCAAATTCTCGTCATTAATGGATAAATGGAATGCTCAAAGGTGCTAACAAGGCGTCCGTTCTAAAAGATGGCCCAACTCTAAACTATATGGCTCTGACCCCAGTAATGTTATGAACCTCCTGTCTGTTCCTCTCCCTCTAGGATTGGTCTGGTGGAGTCTAAGATCCGTGTCCTGGTGGGGAACCTGGAGAGGAACGAGTACATCACCCTGGCACACGTCAACCCCACATCCTTCCCCGGGAACAAGGAGAGCTGTAGCGAGTGAGTCTCTAGACTCCACACCTTTTGTGAAGTTTGAAGGCACCAGAAACCtggggttgtgttcattagggcacaagACGGAAActtttttaaaaacctttttgcaatgagcgagttcgttttgcatggcctgGTGCCCAGCATGGGTGGAGATTTCACTTAAAGGAATACTTTGAGGTTTTGGCactgaggccctttatctacttccccagagtcagatgaactagtgaATACCATtttgcgtgcagtttgaaggaagtagATGATTAGCGCTaccgcaattgctaactagcattagcgcaatgactggaagtctatgggtatctgcttcattgcgctaacgctagttagcatttttacatatacattttagtcatttagcaaatgctcttatccagagcgacttagttagtggaTCCATCTTAAGGtaactaggtgagacaaccacatcttAGTCATAGTAACTAAATGTCTTCCAGCTGATATTAGTGGTGGGTCTTCCATCAGGAAGCAGTTTGTCTACATGTACCCAGCTGATATTTGTGTTGTCTTCCAAAAGGAACGAGTTTGTCTCCGTGTACCCAGCTGATATTTGTGTTGTCTTCCAAAAGGAACGAGTTTGTCTCCATGTGGTTCATTGGGATCATCTTCAAGAAAGTGGAGAACGCAGAGAGCGTCAACATCGACCTGACCTATGACATCCAGTCCTTCACAGACACAGGTAataccatacatttacatttaagtcatttagcagaagctgttatccagagcgaattacaaattggtgcattcaactaacccaaattacaaaatgacatattggtttccttagcCTGTAACAGATTGCTGACAACagtccatgctttggtttagtttccctggcactgtttccacatgctaacgttttagcatttgtggcacaagtCCCATTCAAGCCATGGGACTGATATTAGCATTTTTGGCGCATCATGTTCAAATCTGTGACTttgagcttcacaatcaattCTAGATACTTTTGGATGATTTCAACATGATGTGCGAAAAATGCTAATAGCGGTCCCATGACTTGagtgggatttgtgccacaaatggtaaaacgttagcatgtggaaacagtgccagggaaactaaaccaaacccccaaaaaattcaTAGACTGCTTAtatggtaaggaaaccaatgtgtaatTTAAGTGAACCATCCCTTTTACCATCTGTCTATGCTGGTAGAGGGAGCTCTAAATGACTCCATGTCCCATGACCCCTTGCTGCAGTTTACAGGCAGGCCAACAACATCAACATGCTGAAGGATGGGATGAAGATCGAAGCTACGCATGTGAAAAAGAAGCAGCTCCACCAGTACCTTCCTGCTGAGCTGGTGCAGAAGAAGAAGAGGGTAAGATGGACGCTCTCTTCAGACAGAGGCTCTCGCTCAATTCTTTCTGTCATTCCTTGTCTCCTTCTCAACCTTATTGCAAGGTCCCTCCCCTCGGCCCTGGTTCTCAATGCGTTTTGAGAGGGGGGCCAGGAGAGGGGATATTCAGGGAAGATGAATTGAGAAAGCCAGTGTGTACTTTAGACATATATTTATTAAGAAATGCATTTGAACAAATCACGATCTTGTGAATGGCTTCGTACTAAGCTTTGTTCTCTACTTGtccccccccccactccccccATCTTTCCCCACTCCCCCATCTTTCCCCACTCCCCCATCTTTCCCCACTCCCCCATCTTTCCCCACTCCCCTCACTACAGAGCATAGTGGAGCTGAACCGTAGCGCTAACAGCGGAGGCTCCAAGCGTTCCTCTCTTGACGGCAGTCAGCTGGACAGCTCCAGAGACACCGACTCAGGGACTCCCTTCAGCTCGCCCAACCCCGTCTGCAAGCCGTCCAGGCCGGCTGCCTCGGACACAGACGACAGGTGGGTACACCACACATAGGACAGGGGGAGAACCAGGGAGACTTCTAGGCTACAGCAGAAGATATGTCAAATGAAATCTATGCATGTGTACCTCCTCACTACTTAGCATAATGGTACCATTTGGCACCAGAAAGTTAGGATTTTTTTTCCAAATGTATTTATTCTAAGATACAGATGTATACATTTTCTTTCCACAATTGacaaaatgaataaaataaacgAAATGTATATTTTTATTATTTCATGTACCTTGTTTCAGGTCATCATAATTTTCAAATTAACTTAATAGATTAATTATGAATATAACCATATTCCTCTTCTCGTCCTGCCCCGTGCAGTGTGACACCTCCCAAGCCACCAGTCTCTCTGATTGTGGAGATGAGCTCCTCGGTGCCAGACGTCTCTCCACCCAGGACCGAGCAGGGTATGTCCATCCCAGTCATCGGATCAAGTGAGTATCAGCGTTCCTCTCCTCTCAGATACACATGGTCTACATATTAGTGTTTTTGAAAGTCACTGCTGTGAAAAATTGCTAAAGGAATGTCtcatctctcactccctcactgtccccccctctctctttcccccccctctctctctttccccttctcgctctctttccccctctcgcTCTTTCCCCATATACAGAGTCTGTGGTTGCAGCTTCCAAACCCTCTGCCCCAGCGGCCCCAGCCGGCAGCACCATTCCTACAGTAGTGGGTAGGACCGTGGTCCCTCTCCCTGGCAGCACCAGCCCTACAGACCAGAACGGCGCCTCCGCTGCTGCTGCAGTCAAGAGACTCCATTCCCCTACGCTGGAGGAGCAGTCCAAGAGACTCAAAGACACTGCAGAACCCGTCAGTTGAATTTGTATTGTAAAATGAATGCACCGCCACCCCCAGAACATAGGTTACATCTAGATTACGCAACAGAGCCTCTCCATTTTAAAAGTATGTTGCAGGCTTGCTAGAGCTCCCATAGAAAACAATGACTCCTGTCAGTTTGAACTAAAACGATGTGCACCGGTCAGGGTGATCTCTTACGcgctgtctttgtctctgtgctTTGTGTACAGCTGGCTGATGACTTGGCCTTCAAGGAGCCGTACCCTCCATCTAGCGACTGCAGGGAGCAAGGGGACGGAGTCAATGTGGTGAGGACACCTGTTTTACCCCCCGTTAACAGGATTCAAGAAACGCACACGACAGCCCCACACAATACGCAATTAAAAAAGACAAATGTCCTTTGTTGACgtcatcaataataataataataataatatgccatttagcagacgcttttatccaaagcgacttacagtcgtgcgtgcatacatttttgtgtatgggtggtcccggggatcgaacccactaccttggcgttacaagcgccgtgctctaccagctgagctacagaggaccacaatcaaTCACTTGGTGTAAATGCCACTTTGTGATTAGAACACAACATGAATGTTCAGTGTCAATCACTCATTGAGTTTTCTCATCCCCTCCCAGGGTAGTCCTCCAGCAGTCAGCACCATTCCTACAGTAGTAGGCAGGAGCGTTGGACCCTGCCTGGGCTCCC
This is a stretch of genomic DNA from Coregonus clupeaformis isolate EN_2021a unplaced genomic scaffold, ASM2061545v1 scaf0743, whole genome shotgun sequence. It encodes these proteins:
- the papolg gene encoding poly(A) polymerase gamma isoform X2 — encoded protein: MKEMSANSMHGGQQPQKHYGITSSISMAFPREVDHQYTHKLSEAMKPFGVFEDEDELNHRLAVLGKLNTFVKEWIAEISETKNLPPSAITNVGGKIFTFGSYRLGVHTKGADIDALCVSPRHVERTDFFDSFFAKLKLHEEIKDLRAVEDAFVPVIKFKFDGIEIDLLFARLALQSIPDNLDLRGDSHLRNLDIRCIRSLNGCRVTDEILYLVPNKENFRLTLRAIKLWAKRRGIYSNMLGFLGGVSWAMLVARTCQLYPNAVASTLVHKFFLVFSKWEWPNPVLLKQPEDSNLNLPVWDPRVNPSDRYHLMPIITPAYPQQNSTYNVSTSTRTIMSEEFKYGLSVTDDILQGKTDWSKLFEPPNFFLKYKHYIVLTASASTEENQLEWIGLVESKIRVLVGNLERNEYITLAHVNPTSFPGNKESCSENEFVSMWFIGIIFKKVENAESVNIDLTYDIQSFTDTVYRQANNINMLKDGMKIEATHVKKKQLHQYLPAELVQKKKRSIVELNRSANSGGSKRSSLDGSQLDSSRDTDSGTPFSSPNPVCKPSRPAASDTDDSVTPPKPPVSLIVEMSSSVPDVSPPRTEQGMSIPVIGSKSVVAASKPSAPAAPAGSTIPTVVGRTVVPLPGSTSPTDQNGASAAAAVKRLHSPTLEEQSKRLKDTAEPLADDLAFKEPYPPSSDCREQGDGVNVGSPPAVSTIPTVVGRSVGPCLGSPRDTSSPTEQNQNGATTAAKRPHSPTQDEPPKRIRDTADLLVSGDDSAFKEPFPLSSAGQEQGDGVDIESLGGVKAMPIPTIDTSRTQRLPSMELPDVTSPLPSSNHQRVVKNSIRLALNRHR
- the papolg gene encoding poly(A) polymerase gamma isoform X1 codes for the protein MKEMSANSNSMHGGQQPQKHYGITSSISMAFPREVDHQYTHKLSEAMKPFGVFEDEDELNHRLAVLGKLNTFVKEWIAEISETKNLPPSAITNVGGKIFTFGSYRLGVHTKGADIDALCVSPRHVERTDFFDSFFAKLKLHEEIKDLRAVEDAFVPVIKFKFDGIEIDLLFARLALQSIPDNLDLRGDSHLRNLDIRCIRSLNGCRVTDEILYLVPNKENFRLTLRAIKLWAKRRGIYSNMLGFLGGVSWAMLVARTCQLYPNAVASTLVHKFFLVFSKWEWPNPVLLKQPEDSNLNLPVWDPRVNPSDRYHLMPIITPAYPQQNSTYNVSTSTRTIMSEEFKYGLSVTDDILQGKTDWSKLFEPPNFFLKYKHYIVLTASASTEENQLEWIGLVESKIRVLVGNLERNEYITLAHVNPTSFPGNKESCSENEFVSMWFIGIIFKKVENAESVNIDLTYDIQSFTDTVYRQANNINMLKDGMKIEATHVKKKQLHQYLPAELVQKKKRSIVELNRSANSGGSKRSSLDGSQLDSSRDTDSGTPFSSPNPVCKPSRPAASDTDDSVTPPKPPVSLIVEMSSSVPDVSPPRTEQGMSIPVIGSKSVVAASKPSAPAAPAGSTIPTVVGRTVVPLPGSTSPTDQNGASAAAAVKRLHSPTLEEQSKRLKDTAEPLADDLAFKEPYPPSSDCREQGDGVNVGSPPAVSTIPTVVGRSVGPCLGSPRDTSSPTEQNQNGATTAAKRPHSPTQDEPPKRIRDTADLLVSGDDSAFKEPFPLSSAGQEQGDGVDIESLGGVKAMPIPTIDTSRTQRLPSMELPDVTSPLPSSNHQRVVKNSIRLALNRHR